TATCAAGCCCCCCTCGGCCTCTAAAATCACCCGTCTTACCGGTGTGGACTGGCAGGTGAGCCGGCAGGGGGCTCTCGTTCCGGTTGCCCTTTTTGAACCGATTCAGCTGGGAGGGGCGACCCTGGTCAGGGCCTCTCTCCATAACAATGCCTTTGTAGAATCCATGGCACTGCAGTTGGGGGATGAACTCCGGATTGAACGGGCCAATGATGTCATCCCCTATGTGAAAGAAAATCTCTCTTCCGCCACCAGAGAGGGGGAGCTCTTCTTCTCCACTCTGGCTCCCGAAAAGTGCCCGGCCTGCAGCAGCCCTGTTGTCGAAGAAGGGGTTCATCTGAAATGCAGTAACCCCGATTGTCCGGAGCGGAGATTTCAAACCATCTTATACTGGGTGAAGGAATCCGGAATGGATCAGGTCGCAGAAGGGACGATCAGAGTTCTTTTTGACAAAAAAATCATCAATAATGTCAGTGATATGTATCGAATCCAGTCCGCTGATCTGGAAGATCTGGAGGGGTTCGGGGATAAAAAGACCAATAATTTTTTGACCCAGCTGGAAAAAGTCAGAACCATGCAGGCTCCTGCTCTAATCAGCAAGCTGGGAATCCCCCTGGTTCAGCAGAAGGCTCTCAGGAAACTGGGAATCAACAGCATGAAGGATTTTGAGGACTTTAATGATGATACCTTTGTCACGGGGCAAAAGATCATTGCCTGGAAAAAGAATGAAGACAACCAGCGTTTTCTAAAAGACCTGCTGGAGGTCGTTCATGTAGAAGATGCAGTTGTCAATGAAACAAAAGGGCAGGTTTGTATGACCGGTAAGGGACCCCTGGGGCGTAAGGAAATACAGAAAATAATTGAAGAGAAAGGGTATGAATTCTCTTCTTCAGTGACTAATTCCACTTCCATTCTGCTCTGTGAGGATGCCGGGGGAAGTAGTTCTAAACTACAGAAAGCCCGAAAGAATGGCATTCGGCTTCTTTCCTATGAGGATTTTCTAAAATCCTGATTTTCAAGGAATAAGTTTTTCTACTCTCCGGATGTCTTCCACCCGGATACTGCTCTTGTTTCTGTCCAGGAATCTGGGATAGAGCTGTTCGCCTCCCAGAAGCACATAATCCGCACTGATTTCTCTTCTAGGGTTCCGTGGGTTCCCAATCTGCTCGCTGATGAGGTCTCTGTAACGCTTGTAAGCCATGAGAATGCTATCTTCGATCTGGGACTGATCTTTATCCAAAACTGGCTGAGTAGGAATGATGATGCTGTCTCCGGGGCGGACAAGGTCCGGATCGGAGAAGACGCTTATGTTCTTGCTGTAAAGATAGGGCCAAAGGGTTATATTACCCCAGCGTTTCTGAGCCAGGAGGCTGAAAGAGTCTCCCGGTACAATCCGGTAACTGGTTCCGGGAAGCACCGGAGGCTCGGGTTCCTTGATCTCTACTCCTTCGGTCCTTTCTATTGCAGCAGCAGGTTCAGGTAGAATCACTGCTTCTGGTGTTACGGCTTCCGGGAGAGCTATTTCCTCAACAATCATAGTCTCTTCAGTTTTTCTGAGTAATAACCATCCGGCTCCCAGGAAGCAGATTAGAAGAACCAAGCCGATGAAGATCGTTTTCAATGTCCTGAAACGATTGTCTTTTTTGAAACCGAAATCAGGCTCTTTGTGGAGATCCTCAGGAATCTGAGTCTCTACTTCCAGATTCTGAAACAAGAGTTCTGGATTGATTGATTCGGGTTCCAGAATCGGTTCGGGTTTTACTATTAAGGTTGTGGGTGGAATAATGGATTCTGTGGTCACTTCAATAACCGGTTCAGCCTCTGCGGGGGTACTGAGGATGTAGCGCTCTGCCTTGAGTAAGAGTCCTTCATGAATATCATCTTCCAGTATGATAGGTTTAAGGTGAGCGTAGCCGGCATTGATTCTGTCAGCTAATTTCCCAGCAGGACTGAATTTGATCCGGTAGTGAGAGGGGACGATGAGTTCCTCACCGGTCTGGGGATTCCGTCCCATTCTCTCTTTTACATATATTTTCTTGAAACTGCCGAATCCGAATAGAGAAAAATTATCATCCTTCTTCAATTCCCGGATAATAATGGTAAATAGCTCAGAGCCGAAATTGGCTATGCTTTCTTTATCCAGGTCTAACTTCTCCTGGAGCCGTTCTGCCAACCTTCCCGGTGTCAGTGAGCTACTCATTGATCTTTTCCTTGAATTTAGCAGAGGGTCTGAATTTTACTTTCCGTTTGGGGGGGAGCTTCATTT
This window of the Oceanispirochaeta sp. genome carries:
- a CDS encoding BRCT domain-containing protein, which encodes MKEQELVKLLKEAKEAYYNTDDPILTDAEFDSLEETLRAVNPDNLYFSTVGYQADNSGKITHAEPMLSMGKAKTPQEVFKWMDKLGLPEATKWTIQPKIDGLSASCFYSGGKLQYVATRGDGRIGQDVTTIANFIKDIPGFIDEADHDIEIRGELYLPKNTDYDTGGRPLRNNCVGLINRKENRDDLKYVRFVCYQTARWNPSESEAGIIDWLTDMGFHTIEYFSVQSRDDVELLYRTYLDSYREKWLYETDGLIMAVDDNRQHSVIDSRWVVDHHHHYALAIKPPSASKITRLTGVDWQVSRQGALVPVALFEPIQLGGATLVRASLHNNAFVESMALQLGDELRIERANDVIPYVKENLSSATREGELFFSTLAPEKCPACSSPVVEEGVHLKCSNPDCPERRFQTILYWVKESGMDQVAEGTIRVLFDKKIINNVSDMYRIQSADLEDLEGFGDKKTNNFLTQLEKVRTMQAPALISKLGIPLVQQKALRKLGINSMKDFEDFNDDTFVTGQKIIAWKKNEDNQRFLKDLLEVVHVEDAVVNETKGQVCMTGKGPLGRKEIQKIIEEKGYEFSSSVTNSTSILLCEDAGGSSSKLQKARKNGIRLLSYEDFLKS
- a CDS encoding HU family DNA-binding protein; translated protein: MSSSLTPGRLAERLQEKLDLDKESIANFGSELFTIIIRELKKDDNFSLFGFGSFKKIYVKERMGRNPQTGEELIVPSHYRIKFSPAGKLADRINAGYAHLKPIILEDDIHEGLLLKAERYILSTPAEAEPVIEVTTESIIPPTTLIVKPEPILEPESINPELLFQNLEVETQIPEDLHKEPDFGFKKDNRFRTLKTIFIGLVLLICFLGAGWLLLRKTEETMIVEEIALPEAVTPEAVILPEPAAAIERTEGVEIKEPEPPVLPGTSYRIVPGDSFSLLAQKRWGNITLWPYLYSKNISVFSDPDLVRPGDSIIIPTQPVLDKDQSQIEDSILMAYKRYRDLISEQIGNPRNPRREISADYVLLGGEQLYPRFLDRNKSSIRVEDIRRVEKLIP